A DNA window from Haloferax volcanii DS2 contains the following coding sequences:
- the narH gene encoding nitrate reductase subunit beta, which translates to MSTDDGPAAQTDGDGVDLADGVDHQVAMVMDLNKCIGCQTCTVACKSLWTEGGGRDYMYWNNVETKPGKGYPRDWEDSGGGWTDAEHTERSPGDIPDQADYGDAWSFNHEEVMYNGGDWPLRPDSDPEWGPNWDEDQGAGEYPNSYYFYLPRICNHCTHPSCVEACPRKAIYKREEDGIVLIDQERCRGYRYCVEGCPYKKVYYNATQKTSEKCIFCYPRIEGEGPDGETFAPACAEDCPPQLRLVGFLDDEQGPIHKLVEEYEVALPLHPEYQTQPNVYYIPPFAPPQHSEDGETVDVDRIPRNYLEELFGDRVHDALDTIEKERDKVDRGGESELLDMLTDTNPARKYRLEVFD; encoded by the coding sequence ATGAGCACCGACGACGGGCCAGCAGCACAGACCGACGGCGACGGGGTCGACCTCGCCGACGGTGTCGACCATCAGGTCGCCATGGTGATGGACCTGAACAAGTGCATCGGCTGTCAGACCTGCACGGTCGCGTGCAAGTCGCTCTGGACGGAGGGCGGCGGCCGCGACTACATGTACTGGAACAACGTCGAGACGAAGCCCGGGAAGGGCTACCCGCGCGACTGGGAGGACTCCGGCGGCGGTTGGACGGACGCCGAACACACCGAGCGAAGCCCCGGCGACATCCCCGACCAAGCGGACTACGGTGACGCGTGGTCGTTCAACCACGAGGAGGTCATGTACAACGGCGGCGACTGGCCGCTGCGTCCCGACAGCGACCCCGAGTGGGGGCCGAACTGGGACGAAGACCAAGGCGCGGGCGAGTATCCGAACTCGTACTACTTCTACCTCCCGCGCATCTGCAACCACTGCACGCACCCGTCCTGCGTGGAGGCGTGCCCGCGGAAGGCCATCTACAAGCGCGAGGAGGACGGCATCGTCCTCATCGACCAGGAGCGCTGCCGCGGCTACCGCTACTGCGTCGAGGGTTGTCCGTACAAGAAGGTGTACTACAACGCGACGCAGAAGACCTCCGAGAAGTGCATCTTCTGTTACCCCCGCATCGAGGGCGAGGGCCCCGACGGCGAGACGTTCGCCCCCGCCTGCGCGGAGGACTGCCCGCCGCAGTTGCGACTCGTCGGGTTCCTCGACGACGAACAGGGGCCGATTCACAAGCTCGTCGAGGAGTACGAGGTCGCACTCCCGCTGCATCCGGAGTACCAGACGCAGCCGAACGTCTACTACATCCCGCCGTTCGCGCCGCCGCAGCACTCCGAAGACGGCGAGACGGTGGACGTGGACCGCATCCCGCGGAACTACCTCGAAGAGCTGTTCGGCGACCGCGTCCACGACGCGCTCGACACCATCGAGAAGGAACGCGACAAGGTCGACCGCGGCGGGGAAAGCGAACTGCTGGATATGCTGACCGACACCAACCCGGCCCGAAAGTACCGGTTGGAGGTGTTCGACTGA
- a CDS encoding ethylbenzene dehydrogenase-related protein produces the protein MSERRTAAVAAVAVVVLLLLVAVAGPAAVSARPANEIPVQSVAADDRPQRPTSEAWNTVPSVNVPLTSAPSGVPNASDTSVESVRVQSAQTDERLYLRLSWADGTADRNATSPRSFLDAAAVQVPVNTSVRPPISMGSTRNLVNVWYWSADGETEELLAGGPGSTTEFERTAVETTASHDDGRWTVVMSRPLDSDAANRTSFAVDNDVDVAFAVWNGSEMERSGRKSVSEWYHFPFGPGPQGPPYESILWTVAGLAIVGVALVTIEAVRKN, from the coding sequence ATGAGTGAACGTCGAACGGCCGCAGTCGCCGCAGTCGCCGTCGTGGTGCTGCTCCTGCTCGTCGCGGTGGCCGGCCCCGCGGCGGTGTCCGCGCGCCCCGCGAACGAGATTCCCGTCCAATCGGTCGCTGCCGACGACCGACCCCAGCGGCCCACGAGCGAGGCGTGGAACACCGTTCCGTCGGTGAACGTCCCGCTGACGAGCGCGCCCAGTGGCGTTCCGAACGCGAGCGACACCTCCGTCGAATCGGTTCGCGTCCAGTCGGCCCAGACCGACGAGCGGTTGTATCTCCGACTCTCGTGGGCCGACGGAACCGCCGACCGCAACGCCACCAGTCCGAGGTCGTTCCTCGACGCGGCCGCGGTGCAGGTACCGGTCAACACCTCGGTCCGCCCCCCGATTTCGATGGGGAGCACGCGGAACCTTGTGAACGTCTGGTACTGGAGCGCCGACGGGGAGACCGAGGAACTGCTCGCCGGCGGCCCGGGGTCCACGACCGAGTTCGAACGGACGGCGGTGGAGACGACGGCGAGCCACGACGACGGCCGGTGGACGGTCGTCATGTCGCGCCCGCTCGATTCGGATGCCGCCAACCGGACCTCGTTCGCCGTCGACAACGACGTGGACGTGGCGTTCGCGGTGTGGAACGGCTCCGAGATGGAGCGCTCCGGCCGGAAGTCGGTCAGCGAGTGGTACCACTTCCCGTTCGGCCCCGGACCGCAGGGGCCGCCGTACGAGTCGATACTGTGGACCGTCGCCGGCCTCGCCATCGTCGGCGTCGCGCTCGTGACTATCGAGGCGGTGCGGAAGAACTGA
- a CDS encoding molecular chaperone TorD family protein — MDTNTNAETRTDDTNRDTDRVDSSGVDRPAAAQAAIYTALATLLDEPDERLHERLAAGEVDETVRGLLDATGLSVAPPELTVDDDYETACARFNDLFTVGYAEYADRTDGSLDSEGPRISLYESSYRPDAAWNDVNLDLARAYDYFGLEIDREARDNHDYLPYELEFASYLARLEAAADPGDGRADDAARARLDFHDRHLHVVAGGLAERAADTPGTGLYGEVASFLDRFVAADQRALAARFEGGDGP, encoded by the coding sequence ATGGACACGAACACCAACGCGGAGACGCGAACTGACGACACGAACCGCGACACCGACCGAGTCGATTCGAGCGGGGTCGACCGACCCGCGGCGGCGCAGGCGGCGATCTATACCGCGCTGGCGACGTTGCTCGACGAGCCAGACGAGCGGCTCCACGAGCGACTCGCCGCCGGCGAAGTCGACGAGACCGTCCGGGGGCTCCTCGATGCGACCGGACTCTCGGTCGCCCCGCCGGAACTGACCGTCGACGACGACTACGAGACGGCCTGCGCCCGGTTCAACGACCTGTTCACGGTGGGCTACGCCGAGTACGCGGACCGGACGGACGGCTCGCTCGACAGCGAGGGGCCGCGTATCTCGCTGTACGAGTCGTCGTACCGGCCGGACGCGGCGTGGAACGACGTGAATCTCGACCTCGCACGCGCCTACGACTACTTCGGGCTCGAAATCGACCGAGAGGCCCGCGACAACCACGACTACCTCCCGTACGAACTGGAGTTCGCGAGCTACCTCGCGCGGCTGGAGGCCGCGGCCGACCCGGGTGACGGGCGCGCCGACGACGCGGCGCGGGCACGGCTCGATTTCCACGACCGTCACCTCCACGTCGTCGCCGGGGGCTTGGCTGAACGAGCGGCCGACACGCCCGGTACGGGTCTGTACGGCGAAGTCGCGAGCTTCCTCGACCGGTTCGTCGCCGCCGACCAGCGCGCGCTCGCCGCGCGTTTCGAGGGAGGTGACGGACCGTGA
- a CDS encoding HEAT repeat domain-containing protein, which yields MRDEEEATDGPPDPQLHPEQSPGFGVDPVGLEDIEVDRDVTIGEATLADLGASDTEPVEDHPVSDLLASLAGDGAVERRRAALALAEREGDRVVVEALSRAATTDEDAEVRQFAVEALAKHGGDLAAETARALTDDPDPWVRAEAVVALDRLDRGEHEAVIEAALDDEHHAARRNALVSLFKLRGEGACDALVAAADDPSERVREWAAHLLGGVETDRAAEALSRLADDEQSVVRETAVRAQEVDSGSFRRQFTGVLDETDRTLPGEDDLNRTPNL from the coding sequence GTGAGAGACGAAGAGGAGGCGACCGACGGGCCGCCGGACCCGCAGCTACACCCCGAACAGAGCCCCGGATTCGGTGTCGACCCTGTGGGCCTCGAAGACATCGAAGTCGACCGCGACGTGACCATCGGCGAGGCGACGCTCGCCGACCTCGGCGCAAGCGACACGGAGCCCGTCGAGGACCACCCGGTCTCTGACCTGCTCGCGTCGCTCGCCGGTGACGGCGCGGTCGAGCGTCGGCGGGCCGCACTCGCGCTCGCCGAACGGGAGGGCGACAGGGTCGTTGTGGAAGCGTTGTCCCGCGCGGCGACGACAGACGAGGACGCCGAAGTGCGGCAGTTCGCCGTGGAGGCGCTGGCGAAACACGGCGGCGACCTCGCGGCCGAGACCGCGCGGGCGCTGACCGACGACCCCGACCCGTGGGTTCGGGCCGAGGCCGTCGTCGCGCTCGACCGCCTGGACCGGGGAGAACACGAAGCGGTCATCGAAGCCGCACTTGACGACGAGCACCACGCCGCCCGGCGAAACGCGCTCGTCTCGCTTTTCAAACTCCGCGGCGAGGGCGCGTGTGACGCGCTCGTTGCCGCCGCCGACGACCCGAGCGAGCGGGTTCGAGAGTGGGCGGCGCACCTGCTCGGCGGGGTCGAAACCGACCGGGCGGCCGAGGCGCTGTCCCGACTCGCCGACGACGAACAGAGCGTCGTGCGAGAAACGGCGGTTCGGGCCCAAGAGGTCGATTCCGGGAGCTTCCGACGCCAGTTCACGGGCGTCCTCGACGAGACCGACCGCACCCTGCCCGGCGAAGACGACCTCAACCGAACGCCGAACCTCTGA
- a CDS encoding P-loop NTPase: MSEHEPTNHEPANDEPDTEPELRDRAESALRAVRDPDADLDVFEAGLVESITVDGASVTVRAAVTEFDDANATQVMRAMAQAVRDVPAVESAHVEPVSPSSGGGATGVDAFDTVIAVASAKGGVGKSTVSTGLACALAGEHSAGLFDADIHGPNVPSLLDVEGPVHSDDEGHPLPVSVAGPDASLDVMSVGLMESGAPLAWRGAMAHDALTELFADTAWSADDTLVLDLPPGTGDVVLTTLQEISVDGVVVVTTPFESSLEDTARSIELFRDNEVPVLGAVVNMREFACPSCGDTHRLFPGEAASERLDATVLAELPFSPQFQETPAPGDAAPAFETLAESVSEAAATAWDVDAPDGALDIRGDPPERRKERVAERFTALASGETFALVSDRDPTPVRRFLGGLTDRAPAEIDGFSVERRTPNDWLLTATKP, encoded by the coding sequence ATGAGCGAACACGAACCGACGAACCACGAACCGGCGAACGACGAGCCAGACACCGAGCCCGAGCTTCGAGACCGCGCCGAATCGGCGCTCCGAGCCGTCCGAGACCCCGATGCCGACCTCGACGTTTTCGAGGCCGGACTGGTCGAATCGATAACCGTCGACGGGGCGAGCGTGACCGTCCGCGCGGCCGTGACGGAGTTCGACGACGCGAACGCGACGCAGGTCATGCGCGCGATGGCGCAGGCGGTCCGCGACGTACCCGCGGTCGAGAGTGCGCACGTCGAACCCGTCTCGCCGTCGTCCGGCGGCGGTGCAACGGGCGTGGACGCGTTCGATACCGTCATCGCCGTCGCCAGTGCCAAGGGCGGCGTCGGGAAGTCGACCGTCTCGACCGGCTTGGCGTGCGCACTCGCCGGCGAGCACTCAGCCGGGCTGTTCGACGCGGACATCCACGGCCCGAACGTCCCGTCATTGCTCGACGTCGAAGGTCCCGTCCACTCGGACGACGAGGGCCACCCGCTTCCCGTCTCGGTGGCGGGGCCCGACGCCTCGCTCGACGTAATGAGCGTCGGATTGATGGAGTCGGGCGCGCCGCTGGCGTGGCGGGGCGCGATGGCGCACGACGCGCTGACCGAACTGTTCGCGGACACCGCTTGGAGCGCCGACGACACGCTCGTCTTGGACCTTCCGCCGGGGACCGGCGACGTGGTTCTGACGACGCTTCAAGAGATTTCCGTCGACGGCGTCGTCGTTGTGACGACGCCCTTCGAGTCGAGCCTGGAGGACACGGCGCGGAGCATCGAACTCTTCCGGGACAACGAGGTTCCGGTTCTCGGGGCGGTCGTCAATATGCGCGAGTTCGCCTGCCCCTCCTGCGGCGACACTCACCGGCTCTTTCCCGGTGAGGCCGCCAGCGAACGGCTTGACGCGACGGTGCTCGCCGAGCTACCGTTCTCCCCGCAGTTTCAGGAGACGCCCGCGCCCGGCGACGCCGCACCGGCGTTCGAGACACTCGCGGAGTCGGTCTCCGAGGCGGCGGCGACCGCGTGGGATGTCGACGCTCCCGACGGCGCACTCGACATCCGCGGGGACCCGCCGGAACGACGGAAGGAGCGGGTCGCAGAACGGTTCACCGCGCTGGCGAGCGGCGAAACGTTCGCACTCGTCAGCGACCGCGACCCGACGCCAGTCCGGCGGTTCCTCGGCGGGCTGACCGACCGCGCCCCCGCGGAAATCGACGGGTTCAGCGTCGAACGCCGAACGCCGAACGACTGGCTGTTGACTGCGACGAAACCGTAA